In one window of Oryza sativa Japonica Group chromosome 9, ASM3414082v1 DNA:
- the LOC136351802 gene encoding uncharacterized protein, which produces MEKVEQNQRHTLFRTKCVIKERSCRMIIDGGSCNNLASSEMVEKLALSTKPHPHPYYIQRLNNSGKAKEVPPGLPSVRGIEHQIDLIPGASLPNRAPYRTNPEETKEIQHQVQEFLDKGAINNITIRWIMALDDSFPSAQGIEVD; this is translated from the exons ATGGAGAAGGTGGAGCAAAATCAGCGACACACGTTGTTCCGAACAAAGTGTGTCATCAAAGAGCGTTCTTGCCGCATGATCATTGATGGAGGTAGCTGCAACAACTTGGCTAGCAGCGAGATGGTGGAGAAGCTTGCACTTAGCACCAAACCGCACCCACATCCATACTACATCCAAAGGCTGAACAACAGTGGCAAGGCCAAG GAAGTACCACCGGGGCTGCCATCGGTGCGTGGAATTGAGCATCAAATCGACTTGATCCCAGGTGCTTCCCTACCCAACCGTGCGCCATACCGAACCAACCCTGAGGAAACCAAAGAGATTCAACATCAAGTTCAGGAATTTCTTGATAAAGG agcTATTAATAACATTACCATTAGATGGATCATGGCGTTAGATGATTCCTTCCCCTCAGCGCag GGGATTGAGGTTGATTAA